A region of Lepus europaeus isolate LE1 chromosome 2, mLepTim1.pri, whole genome shotgun sequence DNA encodes the following proteins:
- the NXPE3 gene encoding NXPE family member 3, with protein MWTSFSRLRLFCCLLAVLMVVVLVINVTQVEYLDHETVSATFIDSSGQFVSSQTTGVSRTPYCGYEHQTLSSRERVEEDSLLAALQWQVPDVGPVPFVKSTDPSSSYFVILNSAALFRVGSQLEVLVHVQDFQRKPKKYGGDYLQARIHSPRLQAGAVGRVVDYQNGFYKVFFTLLWPGKVKVSISLVHPSEGIRVLQQLQEEKPDRVYFKSLFRSGRISETTECNVCLPGSLPLCNFTDLYTGEPWFCFKPKKLPCSSRINHFKGGYLKGLLTAAESAFFQSGVNIKVPINSSGPDWVTVIPRRIKETSNLELFQGSGIFPSGYYYKDQWRPRKFKMRQFNDPDNITECLQRKMVYLFGDSTIRQWFEYLTTFVPDLVEFNLGSPKNVGPFLAVDQKHNILLKYRCHGPPIRFTTVFSNELHYVANELNGIVGGKNTVVAIAIWSHFSTFPLEVYIRRLRNIRRAVVQLLDRSPKTVVVIRTANAQELGPEVSLFNSDWYNFQLDTILRRMFSGVGVYLVDAWEMTLAHYLPHKLHPDEVIVKNQLDMFLSFVCPLET; from the exons TACTTGGACCACGAGACTGTTTCAGCCACATTCATCGACAGCAGTGGTCAGTTTGTTTCCTCCCAGACAACGGGTGTTAGCCGGACTCCATACTGTGGCTATGAACACCAGACCCTCTCCAGCCGGGAGCGCGTGGAGGAGGACTCATTGCTGGCAGCCTTGCAGTGGCAGGTGCCTGATGTGGGCCCAGTCCCTTTTGTGAAAAGCACCGACCCTTCTTCTAGCTACTTTGTCATCTTGAACTCTGCAGCCCTCTTCAGGGTGGGAAGCCAGCTGGAAGTACTGGTTCATGTTCAGGACTTTCAACGAAAACCCAAGAAATATGGTGGAGACTACCTACAGGCCAGAATCCACtcccccaggctgcaggcaggggccgTGGGCAGAGTGGTAGACTACCAGAATGGGTTTTACAAGGTTTTTTTTACTCTTCTTTGGCCAGGCAAAGTTAAAGTGTCTATATCGCTGGTCCACCCCAGTGAGGGAATCAGAGTGCTTCAGCAGCTACAGGAAGAGAAACCAGACAGAGTTTATTTCAAGAGTCTGTTCCGATCAGGAAGAATTTCTGAAACAACTGAGTGCAATGTGTGTCTTCCTGGGAGTCTACCCCTGTGTAACTTTACAGATCTCTATACTGGAGAGCCCTGGTTCTGCTTCAAACCAAAGAAGCTTCCTTGCAGCAGCAGAATTAACCATTTCAAAGGTGGATACCTGAAGGGCCTTCTCACTGCTGCAGAGAGTGCTTTCTTCCAGAG TGGTGTCAATATCAAAGTGCCAATCAACTCTAGTGGACCTGACTGGGTGACTGTGATTCCCAGGAGAATAAAAG AAACTAGCAACCTAGAACTTTTTCAAGGCTCAGGAATTTTTCCTTCTGGTTATTACTACAAAGACCAGTGGAGGCCCAGAAAGTTTAAAATGCGCCAGTTTAATGACCCAGACAACATAACAGAATGCTTACAGAGAAAAATGGTGTATTTATTTGGTGACTCGACAATCAGGCAATGGTTTGAATACCTCACTACCTTTGTTCCAG aTTTAGTGGAGTTTAACTTGGGTAGTCCCAAGAATGTGGGTCCCTTCCTCGCAGTGGACCAGAAGCACAACATCCTGCTCAAATACCGCTGCCACGGCCCCCCCATCCGCTTCACGACTGTGTTTAGCAATGAGCTCCATTATGTGGCGAATGAGTTGAATGGCATCGTGGGAGGGAAGAATACAGTGGTTGCCATAGCCATATGGTCTCACTTCAGTACCTTCCCCTTGGAAGTGTACATCCGGCGGCTCAGGAACATCCGGCGAGCAGTGGTCCAGCTCCTGGATCGAAGCCCTAAAACTGTGGTGGTCATCAGGACAGCCAATGCCCAAGAGCTGGGGCCCGAGGTGAGCCTTTTCAACAGCGACTGGTACAACTTCCAGCTGGACACCATCCTCCGCAGGATGTTCTCCGGGGTTGGAGTGTATCTTGTGGATGCCTGGGAGATGACCCTAGCCCATTATCTGCCCCACAAGCTTCATCCAGATGAAGTGATTGTGAAGAACCAGCTGGACATGTTCTTGTCGTTTGTCTGTCCCTTGGAGACCTAG